The Pseudoalteromonas sp. N1230-9 genome segment TGTTACATTAGACGTTGTACTGCGTTATTTACGTCTACGTGGTGAGCTACCTGAAGGTACAGATGATCTGTACGTGGTTGATAAACATAACTGCTTTTTAGGCGCCTTGTCATTAACGACACTTTTAACCAGCCCATCAGACAAAATTGTTCGCGACTTAATGGATGAAGAATGTGAGTCTATTCTCATTTCGATGGACGAAAGTGATGTTGCTCAACTATTTGAGCGTCATAACTGGATTTCCGCGCCTGTTGTGGATGATAACGCCCACTTGCTTGGTCGTATAACCATCGATGACATCGTTGACGTCATTCGTGAAGATGCAGAGCATAGCATGCTTAGCCTAGCGGGTCTTGATGATGAAGAAGACACCTTTGCACCCGTTCTGAAAAGCTCGCAGCGTCGCTCTATTTGGCTTGGGGTTAACCTATTAACCGCATTGTTAGCTGCCATCGTTGCAAGCTTCTTTGAAAACACCTTAGCAATCTTACCAATCCTGGCGGTACTTAATGGAATTGTGCCTTCAATGGGAGGAGTTGCTGGTAGCCAAACTCTTACCTTAGTTATTCGTGGTATAGCCGTTGGCCATATTAATCAAACCAACCAACGCTTTTTATTACTCAAAGAACTCGCCATTGGGGCACTAAATGGTGTTATTTGGTCGATATTAATCGCCGGTGTTGTCGCACTTTGGCAGTGGGACTTTGAGCTCGGTGCGGTGCTAGCCTTCGCGATGTTTATGAATCTCGTTGCAGCAGGTATTGCTGGTGCGAGCATTCCTTTAATCTTAAAGAAAATGAAAATTGACCCTGCTCTTGCAGGCAGTGTCGTGCTGACCACCGTCACCGATATTGTGGGTATTTTTGCCTTTTTAGGCACCGCAACCTGGTTATTAATCTAATTTAATATAAAAACGGCCCTTCTAAGGGCCGTATTTATATTTACTTTGCACGCTGCTTATTTTTACCAACTCTAGGTTTAGTATTGGCCTTTTTAAACTGGCTAAAACCAGTATGACGTGTCAGTGCTGCACGGCCTTTACCGCCCTTCCCTTTCGCTGCTTTCTCATTGCGCCCCTCTTCAGGCACCAAGCAATTTGGTCCTTTACCAATTAAGTTCGCCTTACCCATTTTTTTTAGCGCTTCACGGATCATTGGCCAACCTGCTGGATCATGATAACGCAATATAGCCTTGTGTAAACGACGCTGGCGTGCACCTTTTGGTACAGCTACTTGCTCAGTATTGTTTTTAATATTACGCAGCGAGTTCATCTCAGTGTGATAGATCGTTGTTGCATTTGCCATGGGTGATGGATAAAAGTTTTGTACTTGATCAAGTTTAAAGTCATGAGACTTTAACCACAGCGCCATGTTCACCATATCTTCGTCTTTGGTGCCTGGATGAGCAGAAATAAAATACGGGATCAAGTACTGCTTCTTACCCGCTTCTTTCGAATACTTATCAAATAACTCTTTAAACTTATCGTAGGCACCCATACCCGGCTTCATCATTTTAGAGAGTGGGCCATCTTCAGTATGCTCTGGAGCTATTTTCAAGTAACCACCAACATGGTGAGTAACTAACTCTTTTACATAACGAGGATCTTCAACTGCTAAGTCATAACGAACGCCAGAGGCAATTAAAATCTTCTTCACACCTTTAACGTCACGAGCCTTTTTATAAAGTTCGATAGTTGGCGTGTGATCAGTGTCCATATGCTTACAAATATCAGGGTATACACAGGATAAACGACGACACGTGCTTTCTGCCTTTTTGCTCTTACAGCGTAACTTATACATATTCGCTGTCGGCCCACCTAAGTCAGAAATAACTCCTGTAAAACCTGGCACTTTGTCACGAATTTGCTCAATTTCATCAATGATAGATTGCTCAGAACGGCTTTGGATAATGCGCCCTTCATGTTCAGTAATCGAACAGAATGAACACCCGCCGAAACAGCCACGCATAATATTCACTGAGGTTTTGATCATCTCGTAGGCAGGGATTTTCTCATCACCATAACTTGGGTGTGGAATACGCTGATAAGGTAAACCGAATACCCCATCCATCTCTTCTGTTTCAAGTGGGAATGCAGGCGGATTGACCCAAATAGAACGATCGCCATGACGTTGAAATAACGCACGCGCACAGCCAGGGTTTGTTTCTTGGTGCAAAATACGCGATGCATGGGCATAAAGTGGTTTATTCACACTCACTTGCTCATACGCTGGCAGCTTAACGTATGTCTTTTCCCATGGCTTAGGCCGCGCAGGCTGAATAGTAATTGGTTTAGCAGCCTCGGCGGTTAAATCAATACCCGCTTGTTTAAACTCAGACTTACTACAACCAACATCATCGGCCCCATAAGGATTTGGAATGGGATCAATCTTACCGATTTTATCGATGGCAGTGGAATCACTACCACGCCAGCCTGGTAAAGGCTCTTTACGAATAACCGCAGTACCGCGGATATCTTGAATTGTCTCTATGGCTTCGCCACAAGCGATGCGGTGAGCAACCTCAACTAGTGGGCGCTCGGCATTACCGTAAATAAGAATATCCGCTTTGGCATCAAACAACACACTACGGCGTACTTTTTCTTGCCAATAATCATAATGAGCAATTCGACGTAAACTCGCCTCAATACCACCAATGATCAATGGTACATCTTTATAGGCCTCACGGCAGCGTTGACTGTATACAACCACTGCGCGATCAGGACGCTTACCGCCAACATTACCAGGAGTATAAGCATCATCATGACGAATACGTTTTTCTGCGGTATAACGGTTGATCATTGAGTCCATGTTACCCGCGGTTACACCAAAGAATAAATTAGGCTTACCTAACGCCATAAAAGCATCTTTAGAGTTCCAATCAGGCTGGGCAATGATACCAACACGAAACCCCTGCGATTCAAGCATGCGACCAATCACCGCCATGCCAAAACTAGGATGGTCAACATACGCATCACCACTGACGATAATAATGTCACAGCTATCCCAGCCCAACGCATCCATCTCAGCGCGAGTAGTGGGTAAAAATGGCGCTGTGCCATAGCATTCGGCCCAATATTTAGGATAAGAAAACAGGCCGCGCTCGGCTTTTAATGCGCTCATAAAATATACTCTGCTACCAAAAGGGGGCGAATTATACCCCACTATGAATCATTATTATAGAAAACAAAACGCCCTTCAATTGAAGGGCGTTAGCATATGGGTACATTTTTTAAAGAGCCACTTAATGCTTGGCTTGCAAATACGTTATTAACTCTTTTTCTGGCATAGGCTTAGCATACATAAAGCCTTGTACTTCATCACAGCCAAGTTCTCCTAGATAATCAGCTTGAGCTTGTGTTTCCACCCCTTCTGCGATGGTTTTCAAGCCGAGTCTTGCGCCTAAAGAAATAATTAATGCTGCAATTGCTTCACTATCCTTATCTGGTAAGTCTTTAACAAATGCCCTATCAATTTTTAAGCGATCTAACGGGAGTTGTTGTAAATAACTGAGTGATGAAAACCCTGTACCAAAATCATCAATCGCAATCTCTATGCCAAACTCTTTCAATTCTTTTAAGGTGGTAATAACACTAGCAAGTTCGTCCATAACCACGCTTTCTGTTACTTCTAACTCTATAAATTGCGGCTTAACCTGGTATTGGTTTAATGTATTTTTTACCTGCTGTGCGTAACCTTTCACTTTAAACTGAGGCACTGACACATTAACCGCTATACTAATTTCGATGCCCATAGCTTCTAGTCGCTTTTGCTGCATACATGCTTGTTCTAGTACCCATTGGCCAATATCAACAATTAAGCCAGCATCTTCTGCCATAGGCACAAAAATAGCCGGAGAAATATATTGACCATTTCCAGAGGGCCAACGCAACAATGCTTCACAGCCAATAATCTCAAGGGTCGTTAAATCAAGTTGTGGTTGAAACCATACTTCTAGCTTACGTTGCTCAAAGTCTTGACGTAACTGTCTGATAATTCCTAATCGCCACGCCATTTTTTCTTCCATATCAGGCGTATAAGTAACCACGGCTTCCATTGACTGCTTTTTAGCTTGGTTTAGCGCGATATAACCTAATTTTAAAGTCTCGATCCCTGCTTGCTGAAAATCGCTTTGGTTACATAAACCTATTTTAAAGTTAATAGATAAAATATGTTCCCCAGCATTAAATGGTAAACTCAAATGCTCTCGAAGTAGCTCAAGATCATACTGCTCTTTTGGCAATAGCAAACCAAACACATCCGCACCAATGCGCGATATTAGCTCTGCATTAGGGTATTCTTGCTCAAGCCTTTCAACGATGGCCATTAACAACAGGTTGCCAATTTCTTGACCTAAGCCATTGTTTATATCTGAAAAATGCGCAACATCTATTAATAAAAATACGTAATCATTTTTATTTGGCTGGTAGAAGCGTTCAATTTTGTTCATAAAATCATTACGGTTAGGCAGGCCCGTTAAGATATCTTTATAGGCAGCATCACGCAGACGATTAAATAAACGAACATTATCTAATCCCACACTTACGTTGGTGAGGAATATTTCAGCAAACTGAAGTTGTGACGGGCTTGGAATATGCTCTGTTTCCAAGTAGATTGCAGCTTGACGGTTTTTACTTTTCAGTAAGTAGGTGCTATCAATCTCTGTATGTTGGTGCTGTGACTGCTCTAGGCAATTTTTAACTTGTAAAATAATGCGACCATCATCAAGTTGCTCAATACCTTGTCCAATAAAACTGTTATATTCTGCACAGCCCCCTAACACACATATTTGATTATCATCTTCTAAGGAGCCACACACGACCCCTTTCGGCTCACAATCTAAAATAAACGATAATTGTTTAATCACAGCCATCGTAAATGCTTTAATATCAGTAAACCCTAAAATAGCTTTTGAAGCATAAAGAATGTTGTTCAGCGCACGACTTTGAAACTCAAGCTGACAAACTTGCTCATACGAGCGAATAGCAGTAACCAGTGATGTAATTAGCTTACTACGTGTTAATTCTGTTTTCGTCTTGTAATCATTAATATCATACTCACGAATTACTTTTTCTTCTGGGGCATAACCTGGTTGCCCTGTACGTAAAATAATACGTACGTTATGGTTATTTAGGCATTCGCGAACTTGTTTAACAACCTGCAAGCCTGCATCATCAGACTCCATTACAACATCAAGTAATACAACAGAAATAGATAAATTTTCTTTAAGGACAGTGAGCGCTTCGGCCCCTGAGTAGGCATGGT includes the following:
- a CDS encoding bifunctional diguanylate cyclase/phosphodiesterase; this encodes MASESNDFLFSDQDDEQPLEESVSDFWDVLIVDDDPEIHSVTKLALSGVEFWDKTLRFHHAYSGAEALTVLKENLSISVVLLDVVMESDDAGLQVVKQVRECLNNHNVRIILRTGQPGYAPEEKVIREYDINDYKTKTELTRSKLITSLVTAIRSYEQVCQLEFQSRALNNILYASKAILGFTDIKAFTMAVIKQLSFILDCEPKGVVCGSLEDDNQICVLGGCAEYNSFIGQGIEQLDDGRIILQVKNCLEQSQHQHTEIDSTYLLKSKNRQAAIYLETEHIPSPSQLQFAEIFLTNVSVGLDNVRLFNRLRDAAYKDILTGLPNRNDFMNKIERFYQPNKNDYVFLLIDVAHFSDINNGLGQEIGNLLLMAIVERLEQEYPNAELISRIGADVFGLLLPKEQYDLELLREHLSLPFNAGEHILSINFKIGLCNQSDFQQAGIETLKLGYIALNQAKKQSMEAVVTYTPDMEEKMAWRLGIIRQLRQDFEQRKLEVWFQPQLDLTTLEIIGCEALLRWPSGNGQYISPAIFVPMAEDAGLIVDIGQWVLEQACMQQKRLEAMGIEISIAVNVSVPQFKVKGYAQQVKNTLNQYQVKPQFIELEVTESVVMDELASVITTLKELKEFGIEIAIDDFGTGFSSLSYLQQLPLDRLKIDRAFVKDLPDKDSEAIAALIISLGARLGLKTIAEGVETQAQADYLGELGCDEVQGFMYAKPMPEKELITYLQAKH
- a CDS encoding YgiQ family radical SAM protein, with translation MSALKAERGLFSYPKYWAECYGTAPFLPTTRAEMDALGWDSCDIIIVSGDAYVDHPSFGMAVIGRMLESQGFRVGIIAQPDWNSKDAFMALGKPNLFFGVTAGNMDSMINRYTAEKRIRHDDAYTPGNVGGKRPDRAVVVYSQRCREAYKDVPLIIGGIEASLRRIAHYDYWQEKVRRSVLFDAKADILIYGNAERPLVEVAHRIACGEAIETIQDIRGTAVIRKEPLPGWRGSDSTAIDKIGKIDPIPNPYGADDVGCSKSEFKQAGIDLTAEAAKPITIQPARPKPWEKTYVKLPAYEQVSVNKPLYAHASRILHQETNPGCARALFQRHGDRSIWVNPPAFPLETEEMDGVFGLPYQRIPHPSYGDEKIPAYEMIKTSVNIMRGCFGGCSFCSITEHEGRIIQSRSEQSIIDEIEQIRDKVPGFTGVISDLGGPTANMYKLRCKSKKAESTCRRLSCVYPDICKHMDTDHTPTIELYKKARDVKGVKKILIASGVRYDLAVEDPRYVKELVTHHVGGYLKIAPEHTEDGPLSKMMKPGMGAYDKFKELFDKYSKEAGKKQYLIPYFISAHPGTKDEDMVNMALWLKSHDFKLDQVQNFYPSPMANATTIYHTEMNSLRNIKNNTEQVAVPKGARQRRLHKAILRYHDPAGWPMIREALKKMGKANLIGKGPNCLVPEEGRNEKAAKGKGGKGRAALTRHTGFSQFKKANTKPRVGKNKQRAK
- the mgtE gene encoding magnesium transporter, with translation MPEAFEQDYPLQQLKQVTKSLNSGQFVQVRGMLAKTAPCDTALLLESSPHKIRRMLWQLVDPDVRGDVLEELSEDVRLGIIAQMEPEHIAAATEDMDDDDLGEVLRSLPDTVYQDVVGAMDTQDRERATQALSYQERSAGALMNSDTVTIRPDVTLDVVLRYLRLRGELPEGTDDLYVVDKHNCFLGALSLTTLLTSPSDKIVRDLMDEECESILISMDESDVAQLFERHNWISAPVVDDNAHLLGRITIDDIVDVIREDAEHSMLSLAGLDDEEDTFAPVLKSSQRRSIWLGVNLLTALLAAIVASFFENTLAILPILAVLNGIVPSMGGVAGSQTLTLVIRGIAVGHINQTNQRFLLLKELAIGALNGVIWSILIAGVVALWQWDFELGAVLAFAMFMNLVAAGIAGASIPLILKKMKIDPALAGSVVLTTVTDIVGIFAFLGTATWLLI